AAACCAGAAATAACTTCCTCCATTACTAAATCCATTAGCTGCTcctctgtcacgtcctgaccatagtgcttatgtgttttgcttgttttagtgttggtcaggacgtgagctgggtgggcattctatgttgtgtgtctagtttgtctgtttctgtgttcagcctaatatggttctcaatcagaggcagctgtcaatcgttgtccctgattgagaatcatatataggtggcttgttttgtgttggggatttgtgggtggttgtttcctgtgtcagtgtttgtgccacacgggactgtgacggttagtttgtttgttattttgaatTGTGTATAGtttcgtgtatattaaatcatggaaacttaccatgctgcacattggtcctccgatccttctcgcctctcctcgtctgaggaggaggaagagctagactgccgttacatccTCTCTGTCTATCACTCGCTCACGCGCGCTGCTCACTCTGCATGCGCTCTGCTCATGGTGGCGCTGAGTCTGAGTATCCATGGCAACTGCTCCGCTTGAGCTGCTCTGCTCAATGATGAGACACGTGAGAGAAATTAGTTGTTAGATACTTTTTGTCACCTCTAAACTCAAGGAACATGATAATTTTtgtgaaataatctctcctgTTTTATATTTGTCAAGGTtgaagcacttctgacaccatcTCATGATCTTAGTCAGAAATGACTATACGGCGCAGCAGAACACGAGCAAATGGCTCAGCTTCAAAATGTTAGAGATTAATTTAATGATACGCGAGCACtgcccgtaccctagttattgataaAAAAATCAGGCCCTACCTGGCCCTGACCCGATGTATAATGTCAGGCTCGGGTCGGGTAGCAGAGCTCaatccagaatctcccataagggTTGAACTCTGGTGACTGAGATAGCCATGACATATGATTTACAtaattttcatgctcatcaatcATTTAGTGACCACTcgtgtgccctgtggatgggggcattgtgaTCCTATGGAGGCATAGCCATGATAGTctaaataatggcctgcccagtattttgatacatgaccctaagcatggtgggatgttaattgcttaattaactcaggaaccacacctgtgtggaagcacctgctttcaaaatACTTTGTATCTCTTATCATTAAGTGTTTCCGTTATTTTGCCAGTTACCTGCATCTGACGTGCACTGTATCTGGTGGCTTATAAGCAGACTGGAACATCATTGTCAGAGAATAGGAAACTCTCAGTACAGTAATAATATACCAGAGTAAAATATGGTCTGTCTATATCTCAAGGTTTGGATGAATGCCCTGCACTCAACTGTTATTAAATTGACATTTACTTTCTGAAGTTTTACAACACCATTTATTTCAAATTGAAGATATATTTTCTTTATAATATCTCTAAAACAGAATGTATGTGGAGCAGTGTAACTCCAAGCAGTGattaaactgcttggagttaccctggattgtaaactgtcatggtcaaatcatattgatacaacagtagctaagatggggagaagtatgtccatgataaagcgctgctctaccttcttgacagcactgtcaacaaggcaggtcctacaggccctagttttgtcgcacctaaactgctgttcagtcgtgtggtcaggtgcaacaaaaaaaggacttaggaaaattgcaattggttcagaacagggcagcactgctggcccttggatgtacacagagagctaatattaataatatgcatgtcaatctctccaggctcaaagtggaggagagattgacttcatcactgcttgtatttatgagcggtattgacatgttgaatgcaccgagctgtctgtttgaactaccgGCTCatagctcagacacccatgcataccccacaagacatgccacaagaggtctccacagtccccaagtccagaacagactatgggaggcgcacagtactaaatagagccatgactacatggaactctattccacatcaagtaactgacgcaaccAGTAAAATTAGatgtaaaaaaacagataaaaaacacagtatggaacagcggggactgtgaagcaacacaaacataggcacagacactcGCACGATAGCATACGCACTACGCACATACGCACACGTACAcgtggattttgtactgtatgtGGTAGTGGCGGAGTAGGGGCTTGAGGGTacagtctgtgaatgtattgtaatgtttttaaaatggtataaactgccttaattttgaaGAGTAGCTtagagtagctgctaccttggcagcagctaatggggatccataataaatacaaacacaaaATATGTGCCGTGTTATGTCTATTGCGCATAGTCCTCTCACTGAGGCCGCGCGCGTTATCCATTCAAGGACACTCCCACGTGAGGTAATCGTTTACTGGCTGAGAAGAAACGAAACTTAGGCTGCTGTACTTGTCTTCCAGAGTGACGATACTCATCCTTTCGCTTCATATAGGGACGCCAATTGGTACTATTGTTGTAAATGTGTCAACTTCCGTAGGCTACTTTATACTTCTGCTTAATATTAACAAATATTATACCTGGGCAGGGAACGCGCACGCTGTGACAGCAGTCCAGCACACAAGGTGCTCATTATCGGAGTGTGGCCACCTGAGCTTTGTTTCTTTATGTGCAGGTGCAACTTTACAACTATTGAAATGAGGTAAGTTTGCCATCTTATATCTTTGTATGACTACTTTACTAAGCACATGGTAACACTGTGAACCAAAGTAGATGCTGAATGAACACATGCCAAAATCTATGATTTTGAAATAATGAGCTGTGTGAAATTGTCAATAACATAGTCActaaaatatattattttcagCTCCATTCTAACCAAACTACTTCAACTGGAGTGCCGCTTCACCTGGGATTTGAGGCAAGATGACATTGATAATATTGATAATCTACAGACCAGGCTCAAGGACCAGATTGAGTTAGGTCTCGGGAAAGAGGCAGGGGTTGCACGGACATTCAGCAATCTGGCCTACATCAAATACCTGAAGGGTTACCCAGAAGAGGCAATGGCTAACTTGTTAAAGGCTGAGGAGCTCACGAGAGAGTACCATGGAGAGGACTGTGAGAAACATCTCATTGTCACCTATGGAGACCTTTCCTGGTTACATTACCATGTGGGTGATTACATCAAGTGCCAGAGTTACTTAGAGAAACTGGAGGAGATGAAAGAGAAGTTTCCAACTAGTTCCACATCTGTCCTCCATCCTGAGGTCTATGGCGAGAAGGGTTGGACCTTCCTCAAGTTCTCCTATAAATACTATGACAAAGCAATAGAATGCTTCAAGAAAGCTCTGGAACTGGAGATTGAGGGGAGTGAGTGGAATGCAGGTTACGCTATTGCATTGTATCGTACAGAAAAAGAGCTCTCGAGTGTTAATGACTCACCAGCTATTAAACAACTGAGACGTGCCATAGAGATTAACCCACATGACGCAGTCCTCATGGTCCTACTGGGCCTGAAACTGGCTGTCTATAAAATATTTGGGGAGGCAGAGGAGTTGGTGGAGAAAGCTCTGGATATGTCCCCAGACTGTCCGCACGTGACACGTTATGTAG
This genomic stretch from Salvelinus namaycush isolate Seneca chromosome 4, SaNama_1.0, whole genome shotgun sequence harbors:
- the LOC120045438 gene encoding interferon-induced protein with tetratricopeptide repeats 5-like, which codes for MCRCNFTTIEMSSILTKLLQLECRFTWDLRQDDIDNIDNLQTRLKDQIELGLGKEAGVARTFSNLAYIKYLKGYPEEAMANLLKAEELTREYHGEDCEKHLIVTYGDLSWLHYHVGDYIKCQSYLEKLEEMKEKFPTSSTSVLHPEVYGEKGWTFLKFSYKYYDKAIECFKKALELEIEGSEWNAGYAIALYRTEKELSSVNDSPAIKQLRRAIEINPHDAVLMVLLGLKLAVYKIFGEAEELVEKALDMSPDCPHVTRYVGKFLRQQGHVDKSIALLNRALKRTSQSAIIHHQLALCYKRKKISVCKSGSFHGKGAEIQQLLRKCIQHLEMATSLKSSFIYAMAELALLYGEDKDNTKAEELFKKTFEKALAKNDNLQVVNLNYGQFQQYHNKCEPLAIKHYTEGLELQKDTAEGKSCAQKLKRIAERRIAQDPMDGEACGILGFVYRMQGEKEQAVHWYDKAVVHDCNDKYLSALCELRLSLQQ